From the genome of Bicyclus anynana chromosome 20, ilBicAnyn1.1, whole genome shotgun sequence, one region includes:
- the LOC112057989 gene encoding uncharacterized protein LOC112057989 isoform X2: MSLPSKIKEQSRLLDLSSDEESDLQLEIIPNRKRKITRKERNKNAAPKASEPDIGKEVHCALCWAVRGTLLLWLLMLTWICAALYDQVTTMKFDVDKVSTSSAGVGDELQVCHTQAKELRTNASELSARLSKLELDFQELSKQMTQTAKELSSVSEQLSAAPKLADMPRRLAELQRTVADFGSQISGFDSSLTSTRKQASTAASGVDELKTQLSQLEGRTNDTVANLTIFSTKNNETRELIVALNTTLVSRIDGLEAKIVDMNKPLSTVAPATSSTVAPSAAPSVPVAPANANTTIPGPAKPIVLQ; encoded by the exons ATGTCTTTACCATCAAAAATTAAGGAGCAAAGCAGACTATTGGATCTATCTAGCGACGAGGAATCTGACTTGCAGCTAGAAATTATTCCTAACAGAAAGAGGAAAATTACGAG gaaagaacgaaacaagaatgCAGCACCAAAAGCATCAGAACCTGACATAGGGAAGGAAGTGCACTGTGCGCTATGCTGGGCTGTCCGAGGCACTTTGTTGCTTTGGCTGTTGATGCTCACCTGGATCTGTGCTGCGCTTTATGACCAAGTCACCACTATGAAGTTTGATGTTGATAAag TATCTACAAGCAGTGCAGGCGTAGGTGATGAATTACAAGTATGCCACACACAGGCGAAAGAGTTGAGAACGAACGCGAGCGAACTAAGCGCTCGGTTAAGCAAATTGGAGCTCGACTTCCAAGAGCTCTCAAAACAAATGACACAGACGGCGAAAGAGCTGAGTTCTGTCTCCGAGCAGTTGTCTGCAGCGCCAAAATTAGCAGACATGCCGCGACGACTGGCGGAGCTACAGCGGACCGTTGCTGACTTCGGGTCACAG ATAAGCGGTTTCGACAGTTCACTAACGTCGACCCGCAAACAAGCCAGCACGGCCGCGTCGGGCGTGGACGAGCTGAAGACTCAGCTGTCGCAGCTCGAAGGCAGGACGAATGACACCGTCGCCAACCTTACCATCTTCTCCACGAAGAACAACGAAACGAGGGAACTAATCGTTGCCCTCAACACAACTCTTGTTAGCAGAATCGACGGGCTAGAGGCGAAAATTGTGGATATGAAC AAGCCGCTAAGTACAGTAGCGCCAGCGACTTCATCGACAGTCGCGCCCAGCGCTGCGCCCTCCGTGCCCGTCGCACCCGCCAACGCCAATACCACCATTCCAG gacCAGCTAAACCAATCGTGCTCCAATGA
- the LOC112057989 gene encoding uncharacterized protein LOC112057989 isoform X1, whose product MESAVHAPLRVGKKMRKRRELDALVGGGGARGGRLLSASSDEGEPWGRRTTRRRRSRPFLRLAAALALCVCVVSAATVLWLFVDVRRQIVSLRMEMDRVSTSSAGVGDELQVCHTQAKELRTNASELSARLSKLELDFQELSKQMTQTAKELSSVSEQLSAAPKLADMPRRLAELQRTVADFGSQISGFDSSLTSTRKQASTAASGVDELKTQLSQLEGRTNDTVANLTIFSTKNNETRELIVALNTTLVSRIDGLEAKIVDMNKPLSTVAPATSSTVAPSAAPSVPVAPANANTTIPGPAKPIVLQ is encoded by the exons ATGGAGAGCGCGGTACACGCGCCGTTGCGTGTGGGGAAGAAGATGCGAAAGAGACGGGAGTTGGACGCTTTGGTGGGAGGGGGTGGTGCGAGGGGTGGGAGGCTGTTGTCCGCCTCCAGTGACGAAGGGGAGCCCTGGGGGAGGCGCACCACTAGACGGCGGCGCTCCCGCCCGTTCCTGCGTCTAGCCGCTGCGCTGGCTTTGTGTGTGTGCGTCGTGTCCGCTGCTACGGTTTTGTGGCTGTTTGTGGATGTGAGACGGCAGATTGTGTCCCTCCGCATGGAGATGGACCGAG TATCTACAAGCAGTGCAGGCGTAGGTGATGAATTACAAGTATGCCACACACAGGCGAAAGAGTTGAGAACGAACGCGAGCGAACTAAGCGCTCGGTTAAGCAAATTGGAGCTCGACTTCCAAGAGCTCTCAAAACAAATGACACAGACGGCGAAAGAGCTGAGTTCTGTCTCCGAGCAGTTGTCTGCAGCGCCAAAATTAGCAGACATGCCGCGACGACTGGCGGAGCTACAGCGGACCGTTGCTGACTTCGGGTCACAG ATAAGCGGTTTCGACAGTTCACTAACGTCGACCCGCAAACAAGCCAGCACGGCCGCGTCGGGCGTGGACGAGCTGAAGACTCAGCTGTCGCAGCTCGAAGGCAGGACGAATGACACCGTCGCCAACCTTACCATCTTCTCCACGAAGAACAACGAAACGAGGGAACTAATCGTTGCCCTCAACACAACTCTTGTTAGCAGAATCGACGGGCTAGAGGCGAAAATTGTGGATATGAAC AAGCCGCTAAGTACAGTAGCGCCAGCGACTTCATCGACAGTCGCGCCCAGCGCTGCGCCCTCCGTGCCCGTCGCACCCGCCAACGCCAATACCACCATTCCAG gacCAGCTAAACCAATCGTGCTCCAATGA